CTGACCATGGCAGATTCCTCCGGGAGTTGTGGTTTGGTGGTACAACCCACATATGCCATGGTCTTTCTTTTTGCTGAAGATCCCGCACACTACCATTTGTCCTGGCTACGTATCAGAAATTCATGGTGAGTGGTGGTTAAAGTTGTAACAGAATTGAAACCTGTGTATCGGATAGTCCGTACGCAACGGAGGACTTGCCGGACGGGCGATCCGTTTTTCGGGAATGATTTTAAAGGATAAGGAACCATGACCCAGCAACACATTCTGATCATCGACGACGACGCGGACATTGTGAAAACCGTGTCCGCCAATCTGAAACTGGACGGATTCCTGGTGTCCAGTGCGCTGAGCGGAAACGAAGGGCTCGCGGTTCTGCAAGCCCATTCGCCCGATTTGGTGCTGCTGGATCTGAACCTGCCCGACATTGACGGAATAAAGGTTTGCCAAATTCTGCGCCGGGAGAGCGACGCGCCGGTGATCATGCTCTCGGCCCGGGACACGGTTGCAGACAAACTGCTGGGACTTGAGAGTGGAGCCGACGATTATCTGGTCAAACCCTTCAATGCGCTGGAGCTTTCCGCCAGGATACGGACCGTGCTGCGCAGAGTGCGGCGCAGCGAGTCGGCCAATGCCAATCGTCAAAGGGAGATCATTCTTGATTACCGCACGCATCGGGCCTCGATTCAGGGCCGCGAGGCAAGCCTGACCCGAACCGAATTTTCACTGCTTGAACTTTTCATCACCCATCCGGGCGAGGCCTTGTCCCGTGATTTCATCCAGAGTCAGAACTGGGGAGATTCCAAGCTCTATTCCCACAGTCGGGCCGTGGACGTGCACGTGCAGCGTCTGCGCAAAAAGATCGAAGTCAACCCGCAGGCCCCGCGCTTCATTCTGACCGTGGCCGGCGTCGGCTACAGATTCGAACCAAGTCCGGGATAGGCTGTGGACATTCGCATTCAGGGTGATGACGGCGTGTCGCGGAGGCATCTTGAAATGCCGGCGAAGAGAATTCGGGGCGGAGAAAGGGGGGTGGGCTTGCCCGGATTTTGGGCAAAAAAAAGCCCGTCAGGTGACGGGCTTCATCGCGATCGTAGTGTTCTGCTTAGTAGCGTGAACGGCTATCGGAGCGGCTTTCACGGGGCTGCGCTTCGTTGACCTTCAGGTTGCGGCCCTGACAGTCGGTTCCGTTCAGCGCCTGGATGGACTTGCGTGCACCTTCGTCATCCATTTCCACGAAGCCGAAGCCACGGGAACGACCGGTTTCACGATCTTCAATGACGTGGGCAGAGCTGACCTGACCGTACTGGGAAAACATGGCGTGCAGATCTGCATCAGTGGTCGACCAGGACAAATTTCCAACATAGATGTTCTTAGACAAGACAGTAACTCCAAAGAAAAAAAAGTAAAAAGAAAAACTTTGTTCCTGCGGAAAACAGCTACCGACAGGATTGCGAAATAATGAAAGTGGATTCAAGCTTGAATTCAAGTTTTCATTTCCGCCAAAGTCAGCAGTAACTAGG
The Desulfomicrobium macestii genome window above contains:
- a CDS encoding response regulator transcription factor produces the protein MTQQHILIIDDDADIVKTVSANLKLDGFLVSSALSGNEGLAVLQAHSPDLVLLDLNLPDIDGIKVCQILRRESDAPVIMLSARDTVADKLLGLESGADDYLVKPFNALELSARIRTVLRRVRRSESANANRQREIILDYRTHRASIQGREASLTRTEFSLLELFITHPGEALSRDFIQSQNWGDSKLYSHSRAVDVHVQRLRKKIEVNPQAPRFILTVAGVGYRFEPSPG
- a CDS encoding RNA recognition motif domain-containing protein, whose product is MSKNIYVGNLSWSTTDADLHAMFSQYGQVSSAHVIEDRETGRSRGFGFVEMDDEGARKSIQALNGTDCQGRNLKVNEAQPRESRSDSRSRY